The genomic window ATGGTGGTGGGCAGCGGTTTGGCGGGTCGGCTCCGTCCGGTTGGGCGGTTGGGTTTggagtgcgggagaaatccttgccggttTTGGCCCCTATGCGGTGACACCTGTgggtgccaccattccttcctGAAGCGTGTCGGAGGTATCCATCCACCACCCCCTTCCGCGTGCCAGGGGAAACGTCGTCAGCgtcgcatcccttcttggaggtgcttcTTGGTAAGCGGCGATTCGGAGCCTCGGTCTGTGGTGGTTTGTATCcggtgggcgccgtggtggcgggtCATCCGCGCTTTGCTGAGCTGTCGTggttggcatttgtttcttcttccttttcttttggctGGTTGTGTTGCTCGCCACAGCAATCTTTGTACTCGGTGTTGGTTGCTtgggaatacaaagcggggggcaACCCTTTTTCGTTAATTAGCCCACATTGTGGGAAACAATGTTTTTTTACCTGTATAAAAGTGATTGACATGGCTGTAATAGTGAAACAGGATGAAACGTTTTGTACTATCTGAACTTCTTTCAATTACATATGGCCCCGCCGCCCCGAAGCACATATTTCTTATCATCAAATTTGATATTCTTCATTCAAGAAATAAAAGAATACATACTAATTACCATTGCTTAGGATTTCAGCACAAATTGACTACCTACCATTTGCACAAAAAGGGTTTCTATAAAGCTAGCTTGTCAAAATTGTTACACTATTAATTAGGATCAAGAATAATCCTAAATCTTCTCTAGGGCTTGGAGAATGTCATCCCTGAGATCCTCAAACTTCTCAACCCCGAAGCTAAACCTCACCAAGTTGTCCTTGATCCCATTCTTGGCCTTCTCCTCATCATTCTCCCCCCTGATAAATACACAATCCATGCAATATAAGTCAAAATGTCGACCATAAATATATATAGTGAATCGTCCTCTAAGTTGCAAACGAGAGAAACCCTAGAGCGCCACATACCAGAAGGACATGACCGCCGGCTGTTGCACGAGACTCTCACACCCGCCAAGAGAGGTTGCAATGAAGGGTATCTTCAATGCGTCGATGAACCTCATGACGCCGTGCAGGTCTGACGCCACCTTGAAGCTGATGACGCCACCGCAACCGGTCATCTGGCTGTTGGCGATGTGGTGCCATGGGCTGCTGATGAGTCCAGGGTAGTACACCCGCTCAATCTTGGGATGGTTCTCGAGCAAGCGCGCCATGCGCAATGCAGTGCTGTTTTGTGTTTCCACGCGAAGCACCATCGTCTTGAGGCCGCGTATGATCATGTAGGCTGCGTCCTGCAGTAATTCAGTTGCAGTGCAAGTGGTAAGCTTTAAAATCTAGTTTTCTTAAATAAGAATGAGTGCTAACATATGTACTACAGTTAATATATACTACATACCGGACTAATGGCGCCGCCGAGGTCGTGATGCCACGCACGGATCCTAGAGATGAGCGCATCCGAGCCACTGATGCATCCTGCAATGACCTGAAATGGAATGACACGATGAGAAGTCTTAAACTACATTGACACTACTAGTGATCATGGAAGTAAAGGAGCAAAATGGCAGTGTAATTGTATGATCTACGAAAATACATCTGATCTAGGGTAGCTACTCACGTCGTGATGGCCGGCAATGTACTTTGTGGCAGAGTGCACGACGATGTCGGCCCCGAGGGTGAGCGGCTTCTGATTGATGGGCGAGGCGAGGGTGCTGTCGATGCACACTAGAGCCCCTTTGCGGTGACACAGCTCCGCGACGAGCTTAATGTCGATGCACTTGAGGTGGGGGTTCGTCGGACAGTCAGTGTAGAAGAGTGTCACCTGCATCATAGCCAAGCATCTCAGAGTCAGAAACGACCAACATACATTCATAGATCCCTTGATTATATATGTGTTATGGAAATTAACTTACGTCGCCATGGTCAAGAACGGCCTTGAGCGTGTCCATGTCGTTCAGCTCGATGAATGTCACCTTGATGCCCATCTTGGAGAGCTTGTCGCGGATGAAGGCGCGTGCCTCGCTGTAGCACTCAGTCGTGGTCACCACGTGGCCGGCACCGGGCAGTACGAGCGCAAGCAGCGTGGCAACGATGGCGTTCATTCCCGAGGACGTGACAAGCGTCGACTCNNNNNNNNNNTTTGTGGCAGAGTGCACGACGATGTCGGCCCCGAGGGTGAGCGGCTTCTGATTGATGGGCGAGGCGAGGGTGCTGTCGATGCACACTAGAGCCCCTTTGCGGTGACACAGCTCCGCGACGAGCTTAATGTCGATGCACTTGAGGTGGGGGTTCGTCGGACAGTCAGTGTAGAAGAGTGTCACCTGCATCATAGCCAAGCATCTCAGAGTCAGAAACGACCAACATACATTCATAGATCCCTTGATTATATATGTGTTATGGAAATTAACTTACGTCGCCATGGTCAAGAACGGCCTTGAGCGTGTCCATGTCGTTCAGCTCGATGAATGTCACCTTGATGCCCATCTTGGAGAGCTTGTCGCGGATGAAGGCGCGTGCCTCGCTGTAGCACTCAGTCGTGGTCACCACGTGGCCGGCACCGGGCAGTATGAGCGCAAGCAGCGTGGCAACGATGGCGTTCATTCCCGAGGACGTGACAAGCGTCGACTCGGCCCTCTCCAGTGCACTGATCTTGTCCTCTAGGACCTTCACAGTGGGGTTGCCGTAGCGGCCGTACTCGAAGCTGTGGCGCCGGCCTTCCTTGAACGCGATGAGGTCGCCCGAGCTCTTGAACCAGTGCGTCGTCCCGCTCACAATAGGTGTCGCGATCGAGTCAGTGTCCATGGCGCCGTTCTTCCCCATTTTCTCCCCGGCGTGAACCGCCAGGGTCTCATCTGAGAGAGTAGCATGTCGCTTCAGAGCCGTGGCGGCATCCTGCTGCACCACCGGCACAGGTTGCTCGGCGCCAGGGAGGGTGGCATCAAGGAGCGCCTCCGGGCTCAAAGCGGTGACACGCTTTGATGAACGTCGAGCGCGGAGCAGGCGGCGCTGCTCGATGGGCGAAGCCTTGTTGACGAGAGGAGAAGATGACCGCGCCATTAGTAATTTGTGGGGTCGACGAAGAGGAGTGAAAACAGGTGGAATCGAAGAGATTAGCCAGAGCTAGCAGCTGCTCGTTTGTGTTCTTGCTATCTGTGTATACGATGGTGGTAATATATACTGCCGATCGATCAGTCTGGCTCTGTGCGCGTCGATTCATATCTACGTGTCAGTCTACATATAATATCGTCCCACTACCACATGCCACATGTGGCATCAGTGCTCAGTCACGCAGGCGTGTAATTAAGCCGCGTGGTAATTAAGATGTACAAGTGGATCCATGATTAATCTACTACTATTAAATAAGGCATGTGATTAGTTAGCTGCAACGTGCCAGTAGACCTGGGCCACGACGAATCTAAGGGAAGTCTTAGGTCAAATCTGCGTGTTTACATCTACAACGCCGTACTGTGATCGATGCTGCGTTGGATTGGACAAGACCTCATCATTAAACAAAGATGGGTCTGGTTGGGCTTTGGCGAATGCCTCGCTAGATTTGATGGAAGAAAACAAAAGCGGTCCGGTAGGATCTACATGGAAGAAACAGCGGCGCATCAAATGGAAACCTAGGCATGAAACCACCGTTATCGAAAACGGTTTTGGAGGTGGTTTTCGGATATAACCCTTAGGGCATTTCTAACCAATCCCCTTAAAATAGCGTAGTATCCGGCATACTAAACCCTTACAAGAGTATCTTTACTCCACTATGTTTTCTCTGGATCTAACCGATCCCTTATACATAACGGAGTAAAAAGTACTTCCATTTGCATTTCATTTTCGGCCATCAAAACACATTTTTTTGCTTCTTTATTGCATTCAACGGCATTTTGATACATTGGAGTACATAATTCATCAATTCTTCGCTATGAGAGCAAGGCcaaagaaaacaaaaaccacaattaGACACTTTAAAAGATACCCAACTTTCATAACTGCTTCCGCAAGTTGGATTAATATTttctctatgtcttcattgttgattaTCTCTATTGCCTTCTCGACCTTGCACACTTCTTTCTTTTTTGATTCCGAAGAATTCGACGTTGCTTCAcatctagtctcatctctagcctctattctagtaatgAGTGCACGAACATCTATCAAATTTCATACTATCAATAGATCGATGTAATCTTCTACCCAATACAAAATTTGCATCCATCCTACACACAAATTTGAGCAAACATTGAGCTACCAAAATTCTGCTGGCGGCCGGTGAACAACTGACTCAAAAGAAGCACATACCTCATCTTTTTTGCACTTGAAGAGAACCCATCCGAGATGTTCCAGCATGGTAGAAACTCGGCGCACCACCTACCGCGGGCAGTCATCTCACTTTACGACTGGCAACGGTGAGCAGACGAGCTACTGGGCTAGCACCGAGCCCAGGCGATGGCGGGCGTGTCTTTGCCGGCGAACCGCCAGCGGGAGAGATCCGAGTTGCTAGAGGCGGAGTCAATACCTTTATGTGGCGCGGAGGCTTTGCCGGGGCAGTGCGTTCCGATACACGGCCAATCAATGGCAAGGCATAGTCGCCGGCGGTGGTAGCCGCAGATCTACCGGTAGTGCGCCGTGGATGGGCCAAGGAGGCACAAATCCTGGTGGTCAGGGACTGCGTCGGAGCCAATGGAATGTCCGCAGTGGCGCGGTGGCCGGCGGGGGGTGGGAGGGGTGGCACCCGCGTAGATGCGGCGCGGGAGGCGGGGAAGGCAGAGGAGGAGAGGTCTCAATTCTCAGTACGTTTTATAC from Triticum dicoccoides isolate Atlit2015 ecotype Zavitan unplaced genomic scaffold, WEW_v2.0 scaffold40663, whole genome shotgun sequence includes these protein-coding regions:
- the LOC119346144 gene encoding probable cystathionine gamma-synthase 2; amino-acid sequence: MARSSSPLVNKASPIEQRRLLRARRSSKRVTALSPEALLDATLPGAEQPVPVVQQDAATALKRHATLSDETLAVHAGEKMGKNGAMDTDSIATPIVSGTTHWFKSSGDLIAFKEGRRHSFEYGRYGNPTVKVLEDKISALERAESTLVTSSGMNAIVATLLALILPGAGHVVTTTECYSEARAFIRDKLSKMGIKVTFIELNDMDTLKAVLDHGDVTLFYTDCPTNPHLKCIDIKLVAELCHRKGALVCIDSTLASPINQKPLTLGADIVVHSATKYIAGHHDVIAGCISGSDALISRIRAWHHDLGGAISPDAAYMIIRGLKTMVLRVETQNSTALRMARLLENHPKIERVYYPGLISSPWHHIANSQMTGCGGVISFKVASDLHGVMRFIDALKIPFIATSLGGCESLVQQPAVMSFWGENDEEKAKNGIKDNLVRFSFGVEKFEDLRDDILQALEKI